The following coding sequences are from one Dehalococcoidia bacterium window:
- the aspS gene encoding aspartate--tRNA ligase: protein MLKTHYCGDLRASDVGQTVTLAGWVHRRRDHGGLIFLDLRDSRGLVQVVVNPDAAQAHAVASEARSEYVLRIEGRVERRRAGSENPKLPTGEIEVIATSAEILNAAKTPPFYINEDAEIGDAQRLQYRYLDLRRESMHSKIVLRAEITQKMRSFLTERGFIEIETPILANPTPEGSRDYLVPSRIHPGNFYALPQSPQQFKQLLMVAGFERYFQMARCFRDEDLRADRQPEFTQLDLEMSFVEQDDILGLIEEMYIEIGRAVRPDLSIPAPFPRMTYEEAMRRFGSDKPDIRYGLELVDLTNAVRGTEFIVFKSAVESHGAIEGINVPGGASFSRKEIDALTETVKTYGAKGLVSIGFLADPAGASEEEIRSPVLKHIGVDMVRSLGKIAGSAKGDLLLIVAGVGGRPAKEAGSIGRVKPSLDALRRTLADKLQLADPGTLQFLWIVEFPMFEWSDEDERYYSVTHPFTAPMDADRGFADDPGAAHSKSHDLVCNGQELGGGSIRIHSRDMQQAVFRALNLTEQETKERFSHMLEAFEYGAPPHGGIAMGLDRAVSMFTQDPDLREVIAFPKTKSASDPMTGAPLPVDPAQLAELGLQRTQNER from the coding sequence GTGCTCAAGACCCACTACTGCGGCGACCTTCGCGCGAGCGATGTCGGCCAGACCGTGACGCTCGCGGGCTGGGTACACCGGCGGCGCGACCACGGCGGCCTCATCTTCCTCGATCTGCGCGATAGCCGCGGCCTCGTGCAAGTTGTCGTCAACCCCGACGCCGCGCAGGCCCACGCCGTCGCCAGCGAAGCGCGCAGCGAGTACGTGCTACGCATCGAGGGGCGGGTCGAGCGGCGGCGCGCCGGCAGCGAGAACCCGAAACTGCCTACCGGCGAGATCGAAGTCATCGCTACCTCGGCGGAGATCCTGAACGCGGCCAAGACGCCGCCGTTCTACATCAACGAGGACGCCGAGATCGGCGACGCCCAGCGGCTGCAGTATCGATATCTCGACCTGCGCCGCGAGAGCATGCACAGCAAGATCGTGCTGCGCGCAGAGATCACGCAGAAGATGCGCAGTTTCCTCACGGAGCGCGGCTTTATCGAGATCGAGACGCCGATCCTGGCGAACCCAACGCCGGAAGGCTCGCGCGATTACCTCGTGCCCAGCCGCATCCATCCGGGCAACTTCTACGCGCTGCCACAGTCCCCGCAGCAGTTCAAGCAACTGCTGATGGTCGCGGGCTTCGAGCGCTACTTCCAGATGGCACGCTGTTTCCGCGACGAAGACCTGCGCGCCGACCGTCAGCCGGAGTTCACGCAGCTCGACCTGGAAATGAGCTTCGTCGAGCAGGACGACATCCTGGGGTTGATCGAAGAGATGTACATCGAGATCGGCCGCGCGGTCCGGCCCGACCTGAGCATCCCCGCGCCGTTCCCGCGCATGACGTACGAAGAGGCCATGCGGCGCTTCGGCAGCGACAAGCCGGACATCCGCTACGGGCTGGAACTCGTGGACCTCACGAACGCCGTGCGCGGCACCGAATTCATCGTGTTCAAGTCGGCCGTCGAGAGCCACGGCGCGATCGAAGGCATCAACGTCCCCGGCGGCGCTTCGTTCAGCCGCAAGGAGATCGATGCTCTGACAGAGACGGTGAAGACATATGGCGCGAAGGGGCTCGTTTCGATCGGGTTCCTTGCCGATCCCGCTGGCGCCTCCGAGGAGGAGATCCGTTCACCCGTACTCAAGCACATCGGCGTCGACATGGTGCGCTCGCTCGGGAAGATAGCCGGCTCCGCGAAAGGCGACCTGCTGCTGATCGTCGCCGGCGTCGGGGGCCGTCCCGCGAAGGAGGCGGGTTCCATCGGACGCGTCAAGCCGTCGCTCGATGCTCTGCGCCGTACGCTCGCGGACAAACTGCAACTCGCAGATCCGGGCACGCTGCAGTTCCTGTGGATCGTCGAGTTTCCGATGTTCGAATGGAGCGACGAGGACGAGCGCTACTACAGCGTCACGCACCCGTTCACGGCGCCGATGGATGCGGACAGAGGATTTGCCGATGACCCTGGCGCCGCGCACTCCAAGTCGCATGACCTGGTGTGCAACGGCCAGGAGCTTGGCGGCGGCAGCATCCGCATCCACAGTCGCGATATGCAGCAGGCGGTCTTCCGCGCGCTCAACCTGACGGAGCAAGAGACGAAGGAGCGGTTCTCGCACATGCTCGAAGCGTTCGAGTACGGGGCGCCGCCTCACGGGGGCATCGCCATGGGCCTCGACCGCGCGGTGTCGATGTTCACGCAGGACCCGGACCTGCGCGAGGTCATCGCCTTTCCGAAGACGAAAAGCGCCAGCGATCCGATGACCGGCGCGCCGCTTCCCGTCGACCCCGCACAACTCGCGGAGCTGGGCTTGCAGCGAACGCAAAACGAACGCTAA
- a CDS encoding DinB family protein: MNQPLADMLRYNKWANQTLFEACRALSDEQLDAAIDWTSGTIRALLLHLAGGQQTFVLRTQGRQHAGELNRWSVWPGFDAVLDVLSRSSDELIAIAEKADGEATADLAWQGKVFRFPKNFFLVHAMEHGVEHRTEIKLALASMGVETPDLDGWHWAAAAGLSSEV; the protein is encoded by the coding sequence ATGAATCAGCCACTGGCGGACATGCTGCGGTACAACAAATGGGCCAACCAGACGCTCTTCGAAGCGTGTCGCGCACTGAGCGACGAGCAACTCGACGCCGCGATCGACTGGACTTCGGGCACGATACGGGCTTTGCTCCTGCACCTCGCGGGCGGCCAGCAGACCTTCGTGCTGCGGACGCAGGGCCGCCAGCACGCAGGCGAGTTGAATCGCTGGAGCGTATGGCCCGGGTTTGACGCCGTACTCGACGTCCTGAGTCGATCCAGCGACGAGTTGATCGCGATCGCAGAAAAAGCGGATGGCGAAGCGACGGCCGACCTTGCGTGGCAGGGGAAGGTGTTCCGCTTCCCGAAAAACTTCTTCCTTGTGCACGCCATGGAACACGGCGTCGAACATCGCACCGAGATCAAGCTCGCGCTTGCCAGCATGGGCGTCGAGACGCCCGACCTCGATGGGTGGCACTGGGCCGCTGCTGCGGGGCTGAGCAGCGAAGTCTGA